Below is a window of Clostridia bacterium DNA.
GGCGGAGCTTGTCGATCTCGTCGTTGCGCAGGGCGTCCTTCTCGATGTAGGTGTCGGTGGCGGCGATGTACGCCTCCGGCTGGTAGTAGTCGTAGTACGAGACGAAGTACTCCACCGCGTTTTCGGGGAAGAATTCCTTCATTTCGGCGCACAGTTGTGCCGCCAGGGTCTTGTTGGGCGCGATGATCAGCGTGGGCCGCTGCAGGCGCTCGATGACCCAGGACATGAGCGCCGTCTTGCCCGAACCGGTCACGCCGAGCAGCGTGACGTCCTTGGCGCCCGCCTCGAACGCCTCCACGATCTGCTCGATGGCCTTGGGTTGGTCGCCGCTCGGCTGGAACGGCGCGTGGACCTTGAACGGTGGCATGGCTTCATTATAGCCCTTGACCGGTGGCGGAAGCGCCGCGCCGCCATTACTATGAGGAGGTGTGAGTCGGCGCAATCTGCGGAAGGCGGCGGGTGGTGGCATGCGTGGAAGCGACGGATCGCGAAGAGCTCCTGCAGACGATCCGCGAGCACCTCAACGCCGCGGGGGGCCAAGCCTCCGGCGAGGCGGCCGCCTGGCTGGAACGCGTGCGCGCGCTGCAACCGTACGACTTCGCCGAACTCCTGCGTGAACTGCATCCGTACGAGCAGCTCGCGCTGATCCCCCTCTTGCCGCGCGACTACGCCGCGGCCACGCTGGAGTACCTCGAGCCGGTCGAGCAGTACCACCTTCTCCACCAGTTCAGCCCGGACGTCGGTTCGGAGCTCCTTCTTGAGATGTCGAGCGACGTCGTCGTCGACCTGCTGCTCGCCGTGCACCCGAACCAGGCGGCCAAGCTCCTGGGTTGGCTGCCCGCGGAGTACCGCGAGCAGATCGACCGCCTCATGACGTTCCCGCCCAACAGCGCGGGAAGCCTCGCGGCCGTCGACTACGTCGCCGCGAGGGAGAACTGGACCGTCGACCAGACGCTGCGCCACATCCGCAAGGTCGCGCGCGAGGCGGAGACGCTGTCCTACGTCTACGTGCTGGACGCGCGCGGCCGGCTGACGGGCGTCGTGTCGATGCGGGAGATCTTCCTCGCCGACCCGAATGCGCGGCTGGGCGACTTCGCGAACCGCGACGTGATCGCGGCCTACGCGCTGGACGACCAGGAAGAGGCCGCGCGGCTCCTGTCCAAGTACGACTTCGTGGCGCTGCCCGTCGTCGACGACGAGGACCGGCTCGTCGGCATCATCACCGTCGACGACGTCGTCGACGTCATCCGCGACGAGGCGTCGGAAGACATCCAGAAGCTGGGCGGCAGCCAGCCGCTCACGGAGTCGTACTTCAGGACGCCGATCCCGACGCTCTTCCGGAAGAGGGTCGGGTGGCTGCTCGTCCTGTTCATCGCCGAGGCCTACACGACGACCGTGCTGAACCATTTCAAGCCGTTGATCTCCATGGACGCCACGTTGTCCATCTTCATTCCCCTGCTCGTGGGCACGGGGGGGAACACGGGGTCGCAGACGGTCGCAACCCTGGTGAGGGCATTGGGCGTCCACGAGGTCGCGTTTCGAGACCTGTTCCGCGTCGTGGCGCGCGAGGCCGCCACGGGCGTGATGCTGGGGCTGGCGATGGGAGCGGCGGGCCTTGTCCGCGCGCTCATTGTCGGCGTCGGGCCGAGCCTGGGCGTGGTCGTGGCACTGAGCGCCCTGTTCATCGTGATCTGGGCTTCTCTTGTCGGGGCGTTCCTGCCCCTGGTGCTGCACCGGCTGGGCGTCGACCCGGCGGTGGTGTCGGGCCCGTTCATCGCCACGCTCGTCGACGGCACGGGTCTGTTCATCTACTTCAGCGTCGCGCGGATGATGCTCGGCCTTCATTGACCGCAGGCCGTTCATGCTCGGCGGTGTCCTGACGCTTCCGGCGGCCGGCGGGTCCAGCGCGCGCAACTCGCGAGCGGCCGGCTAGCGGGCGCTGGACGCCGCGTCGATCACGGCGCGTGCCATCTCGGCGATCGCGCGCCGGGCGCGGCCGGCGTCCGCCACGCCCTCGCTCAGGAAGGCCATCGCGAAGCTCCGCCCCGGGAGAAACACGAAGCCCGTGTCGTGCACGATCCCCGTCACCCAGCCGCTCTTCGTCGCGATCTCGCACGGCGGAAGCGCCCCCACCGGCTCGTCGCTCGCCTCCGGCAGGAGCCCGCCGATCCCGTGCGTGAACTGTTGTTTCTTCAGCGTCTCCACCATGCGCCGGCACGCGTCCCACGACACGATCTCGCCGCGGGCGATGGCGCGATAGAGCGCCACCA
It encodes the following:
- the mgtE gene encoding magnesium transporter — protein: MQTIREHLNAAGGQASGEAAAWLERVRALQPYDFAELLRELHPYEQLALIPLLPRDYAAATLEYLEPVEQYHLLHQFSPDVGSELLLEMSSDVVVDLLLAVHPNQAAKLLGWLPAEYREQIDRLMTFPPNSAGSLAAVDYVAARENWTVDQTLRHIRKVAREAETLSYVYVLDARGRLTGVVSMREIFLADPNARLGDFANRDVIAAYALDDQEEAARLLSKYDFVALPVVDDEDRLVGIITVDDVVDVIRDEASEDIQKLGGSQPLTESYFRTPIPTLFRKRVGWLLVLFIAEAYTTTVLNHFKPLISMDATLSIFIPLLVGTGGNTGSQTVATLVRALGVHEVAFRDLFRVVAREAATGVMLGLAMGAAGLVRALIVGVGPSLGVVVALSALFIVIWASLVGAFLPLVLHRLGVDPAVVSGPFIATLVDGTGLFIYFSVARMMLGLH